A segment of the Balaenoptera musculus isolate JJ_BM4_2016_0621 chromosome 9, mBalMus1.pri.v3, whole genome shotgun sequence genome:
cactgacatatgcacagtaccaaatgtaaaacagatagctagtgggaagcagctgcatagcacagggagatcagcttggtgctttgtgaccacctagaggggtgggatagggagggtgggagggaaacgcaagagggaggagatatggcaatatatgtatacgtatagccgattcactttgttatacagcagaaactaatgaaacattgtaaagcaattatattccaataaagatgttaaaaataaataaataaatagataaatccaaTGTGAGTATTTACGGTTCTGTGCTAACCTGAGGGGAAGACATAACCATGGGactttttctcagatttttcaaGTACAGTCCCAATTTAAAACATTCTGTCCAACAGTCACATCTCAAGTTTCAGTTCAGAAAAGACAGTCAAAGGGTATACATATGCAAAGGGTAGTTTGCAATATTGACTCTATGTGGCAACAGAGTAGGTAAGGGGGGGTGGTTAAGGGAAGGCAATCAATCACCTAAgactctttttctttactttaccttactttattttatctttatttttatttttttggccaagccatgcGTCCTGCAGATCTTAGTTctcaactagggattgaacccagggcccctgcagtggaagcgcagagtcctaaccattggacctccagggaattcccaagattcttcttcttttttaaataatcccAAAATACATCCCACAAATTTGGTGCAATTGCCTTACTCTTCTTTTACAGCTTAGAATGAAGTATCccaatgaaataatgaaatagttgCTTGCCTGAACATGTTTGGAAATGAAGTTTTAACTGACAGTAGGGAAAATAAGTATTCAaaggtaaatattaaataaaaatgtaacaatgCACAAACTCTTAAGCTATTCCTATAATTTCAGTATCTAAGTATGTAATTTATAACCACTAAAATTGCCCAGCCACATTTCTATACAATTATCATTTAAATTTGGCCTTCAAAAATACTTTCTATACAGAGCCACAATTACTCGCCATTCCCTCAACAATCCATATTCCGGTTCTCCTGCCTCCAGTTCTGTGTGTTCTGTGTTTGATGCCTTCCCTCCCCACTAATCAAAATTATCAGTCACACTTTTAGGTTCCAAAGATAGCTCCCTGCTAAACCTCCAACCCCTTCTCAACTCTGTTCAATTTAtttgttccttcttctttatTCAGGGCTTACCAATGTGACAATACTTTACGTATTTTGTTTAATACTAATACTCCCCTTTGAAGCATTATTCTCTCCacttaacagataaggaaactaaagatgAAAAAGGTTTGGTATcatgttcaaggtcacaaagcaaaaCAGGAATTCAAACGCTGGTCTGTCTGAAATTCAACTGAATTCTCTTTCCATGAAACCACACACTCTACGGCACGCTCTTATAGTATATATTGCATTGTGTTACCATTATTCGTTCaaatatctctctctccctctaaagGGATGTTCCTCAAAGACAGGGAAGGTGACTCCATCCTTACATCCCAGCAACACTCAACAGGGCCTATTATACAATGATCTCAAAGTGTTACTGAATATTCAGTTTATGGTTTTGCAGCATTATTTTCCATTGATTAGTCTCCTTCAACCAAATCTCTACAAAGCCATTTTTACTGTGATGGGAAAGCACAACAGCTTGGAATACAGGCTTTGTATTCAGATTGATTAGATGTGAATTCCACCTCCACCAACTTATTAGCTGAGAAATCTTGAACACATGAGTTAACCTACATTAACTCATGGGATGACAGTAATCACAGTAGCTACCTCCTAGgattaaaaggattaaatgaggtaacgtAGACAATCCTAATCTTTTCCTACATGCTACCCTAAATTTTCTTTGGCTCAGTCTAGTGTAGCCTTTTTCAATACAAATTCCTTATAATTttgatattactcagccataataaagaatgaagtaatgccatttgcagcgacatggatggacctagagattatcgtacttagtgaagttaagtcagacaaagaaagacaaatatcacatgatatcgcttatatgtggaatcttaagaaagggtacaaatgaacctatctacaaaagagaaacagagttacagatgtagaaaacaaacttatggttaccaggggggtgggggggtgtatattggaagattgggattgacatatacacactactatatataaaatagataactaataaggacctattatgtaccacagggaactctactcaatactctgtaatggtctatatgggaaaagaatctaaaaaagagtggatatatgtataactgattcactttgctgtacacctgaaactaacacaacactgcaaatcaactatattccaataaaaacttaaaaaaaaaatttccttgcaATTTTGAATGAAATGGACTAGCCAAAAAGgtacatgttttaaaaactgcTCAGGTGGCTTACTTGACTTTTAGGGCCAACTGTCCAGTGCCAGTTTGGACTCAAAAAAAGTTTATTCTTGGAGGCTTCACTATGCAAGAGTGCCCCCACcgtatactatattttatttgctCACCACATTTTCAAGCCCTACCAGCAAGTTTGAAAATTGGAACACAGACACTTCCTACTTTACTACCACCTAACTTAATACTACCTGATGCAGGAAGACAACTAACCTGTGTGGGAGGCAGGCTATTTCCCCTGCAAGAAAACACTCCTCGAACCACCTGTGTCTGGTCTCAGGCATGGCTCATTCTCCCCACACCTCCATATTCGTCTGGAATCTAGAGGCTAAGCCACTACACCTGACAGAGGATACCCATTTCCTTAAACTTAGCAACCCTTACTCCAAAAAGTTAGGATTTTATAGTGTTATGCTATTTTATGGCTCTTTAGGCTAAAGTGCCTAGTTTCCAAATTATCAGAATTTccccttaaaattttaaaaatctacgaAAAAGCCcagttttggagaaaaaaagttttaaaaaatacattatccCTAGAAACAAGAGCAAACACTAAGGCTATAGCCACAGtctcaaagggggaaaaaaaagaaaaatcttcaaatGCCTAGTTGGCTAAAGCTAACCAAAAGCTATAAAATCAAAGTACCATAAATAACAAACTAATCTCAAAGTAAGCAGAATATACCATTCACAAAGTGAGCAAGTGTTAATAACAAAATACCTAACACATTGACCacgaattttaaaattacttggtATGTAGATACAGAGATTAATAAACTGTTTCAGATTCTGTACTTCCCTAGACAGTATATGTTGTTATAAAGCaggtccttcttttttttttattttttttttggccaggctaAAAATTAAAAGGGTGACAGATTAGTGACAGAATAATCTCTGAAGTTCTACAAGGAGGTGTTGCTTTAGAAAGCCATGACTCGAAGGAACAATACCAGAACACTGGCTGTCAACATCAGgcagataaaaataagaaaaggtgaAGCACGCTGATGGACCGCGGCATTGTTTCCAGACAAGAAATATCCCTTTAAGGCCCATGCCAAGGATTTCAGCGCCAGCTCCGCAGTCAGTGCTGGAATCAGAAAACTAAACTGTTGCCCGCTCAGTGGGAGCAGGGCAGCGACCCCCTCCAGTCGGCGTCCAGCGCGCGCAGAGTCGCCCCCTCCTCCCGAGCCCGCTCCTCCGGCTGCTAGCTGGCCGCTCCCCGCCGACCCCTGCTCGGCCACCCGATGACCCCGCACTCCCTCCAGGACCCGACGCGCCCCAAACAGAGCGCTAGGGGAAGGAAGCGAAGGAGAGGGGCCTTGGGAGGGAACGGAGGGGCGGGAGGCGGCGCTGGGCTTCGGCCCATCACCATCAAGGCTCGAGGACAGCGCGGGTTcgggaggagggaggctgagcCTCCGCCACCGGCCAAATGATAGTATCCCGGAGCGCAGGTGCCGGCGGCTGCCGAGGAAGTCACGGGCGGGGAGGACGACGCGTTGCCCCCAgaccccccacctccatcccacccGCCGCTCTTCTCCTCCCTCGTCCAGCTTCATCCTCCGCTTCTGTCAGAACCCAACGACCTCCACGCGGCCCGCCTCAGCGCGGAGGTGATGCCAGCTCTTACCGTAGGAAAGGGCGCCGCGCCGCTAGGAGGCGGCTGGAGTGCGCGCGGGAGACACCGAGGCAAACGCCGCCGCCGCCACGGGAGCCTGACGAGCCACAACGAAGCAACCCTCCGGCGCGCTACCTCCAGAACCGTCGCCCCACCCCCTCTCCCGCAGGATTTTGCGCCGGAGCCTGCAGTCTCCGCGCGCTGACTGGGAGAGCGAGAGGAGGGGCGGGGCGCCCCGCGGAGGCGGGGCCCAACGCTGGCAAGTCTGATTGGCATCTGTGGACCCAATGGAACCACGGACACTCCCGGCTATGCTTAGACTGACTTTCCTCCTAGCCCGTAGCGGTAGAGAGGCGGGCCTACTGGCTTTTTTTATTGCCGCCTTTTTGACAAACCCGGTCGCACGGAAAAGTCGGTTGGTTTGCACTGGCGGCCAAATGGCCCAATTACCGCAGGGAAGGGGGCCTCTGAACCCAGATTGGCGTTCTCTCTACCTATAGGGTAGGCCCAGGGCGGTGAGACCCTGCCCCGGATGTGGGCGCGGCCCCGAGGTAGACCTGAGAGCGCTTCCACTGTGGTTGTTGGGAGAGGCGGAACTGAGATCTTCTTCTTGATTATCATGTGACGGGTTCTGGATTTAATGGGGGAAAAAGCGTGGAAAAGGCCAAGGATCCAAACTGGCGAATTTCCTAATCTTCGCGCCCCTCTGCGCTCTCCAGCCAGCGGCGCTGCCAGGTGAGTCCGGGGCTCCAACGAGCCGGCATCCTCCGAAGTGCACTCGCCCCCCGCGCCTCCCACCCCCCGGTGCCCTGGCCTCCCGATGCTTCCGTGGGCCGTGTCGCCGCCCCTCATCCCCTCACCCCCTCACACTCCCGGTCCCAAACGCACATACACCTCTTGGCACCAGGATTCTGTTTGCATTGTGGATCATATCGTACAAGAACTGCGTTCAACTCCAGAATGTACTGGTCCCACAGTGCAGAATGGGGGGAGTCCGGATAGGGCACCGCTGGCGGACCATCGGCATTCGAAGACGAAGGGCAAGGATAGTTTAGGAACGCCCTGAAGTTCTGAGACAAGTAGGCCCGAAAATCAGGTAAGTGTAAGCAGAACGCTGTTCCTTTGAAGGATGGTCAGGTTGGCCAAGGCTGTTGCAGCAGGAACCTTTAGAAAGTGACTCATTGTTTAGAATAGTTCTGTATTGGGGGCCCATGAAGCAAAACTGTCTTCGGGATGGGGCGAGTTCACTGGGAAGTGTACTGGCAGTCGCGAGAGAAGGGAAATGGGAGATGGTGTGGCAAGCACCATGGACAAATGATCGAGTCCACACACCTGGTACCGAGACGCTGAACTGTGGGCAGGGGCCTTTAGATTGCCATTTAGGGGAAGCGCAGGTTTTAACAATGGATAAGGAAGCATATACTTAACTATCTTGCAGGTGCAAGAAATAACCACCTCAAATGAGAAATACTTTAGTTGaacaaatttttgttttggaGTATGCAgctccctccaccctgccccccaccccaccgcccttctttaagaagaaagaagagtaCTAGtaggaaacaaatataataagtTAACGgagatttattaataaattaatgaaatcgGAGTTGTAGGTCATCACTGAATCCCAGCATCCATAATCCTTCACGTGTCATTTAAATATCAACAGAGTGCTTCCCAATCGAGGGCATTTTAGTAAAAGTGCATACAAAAGTTTGTTGCATCCCACATAATAGAACTTGTAGCCACAAGACTGTGTTCTTTGCAGCCTTTTCACCTCCAGTCTTCAAGTACCTGTGTTGAATGCAGCTCCCTTCCTATGACCAATTGCTACTcagttctttacagaaaaaatgaagCTTGACTCATCCAGTGGCTGGCTGATGGAAAAGTTACGTTGAAGCAACTGTATTATCGTAAACCTTTTAAAAGTCCATAAAAATGGCCAGATCGATTGGAAATGGGAATTGAGCAAATTCAGTGTGAAACCCATCTGTAGTTACTAATCAGTATGTACCTCTCCACCTCTTCTTCCAAAGTCAGTCCCACATTCCACTATGGCAGCCTCTAGCCGGGAAAGGAGACCAGCACGGAAAATGCCTTCCTGGGAGCAAAAGCATCTGTTTTTCATACTGCAGTATGAAGTATCTGCCAGCCAAGTAAACAAGTTGAGTGCAGGCAGATGGGTATAAGGGAAAGAAGGGAGCTAGGAGACTCATAGGTCACTATTGAAATAAAACAGATATATACTCTTGCACCATGACAGCCACCCACTGTTTGAAGTAGTAGAGATGTAGCAATCAAAGTTAGttctaaaatataattacttAAACATGATAGTCTAGGGCATTTGATTTATCTAGccagtttcctcaccttttccCTGTTTCTTATcttcctgcatttttactcctaTCACCCATGCTTTTGTTACCATCCCCATTACCTTCTGATCTTTTCCTGTTGCCATCAAGTGTCCTCTCTCATCCTCAGTCTGTCACTGCCCAGTGGCTTATTTCCCTCTGTTTATAATCATACTTAGATTCCTCCTTTACTGAAAATTTCTTCTTGATCCTTCCTTTGTCATCCTCATTGTATGTCTGacctttcatcttcttttctccaaatgcttcaaaggaataaaatgttGTCAACTTTGCATTTCATTATCTTCTGTTAACTCCTCACCCAACTTCGTGCAGCCTGGCTTCTGATTTCCCATTCTATTTACCCTTTTCCAAATGGTCACAAGGTTGATAAAAAAACTTGAGTAAGTATGGAACATACTGTAAACTtatatgtgaagattaaataagtgcTTATACCTAAGTATTATAGATGAATgcattcctatcaaaattccaagttTTTAAGAATTAGTGATTTTAGCATTGAAAAACATGGAAGGTcaaaatagtagaaaatattctggaaaagaaaatggtaaatagGTACTAGACCTCTCAGATATTAGAACATATCCAGTAACAGTCATACAGTACtagtacaaaacagaaatatagatcagtaaGACAAAATAGGACTATAAGAAATAGCCCCAATTAAATCACAAAACATCAAAAGTTTTTAAAGTGGTTTTGATTATTGGATAGCAAGTAATAAAAAAGCATGATCGATACCACAAACCACAAATATaagtattattaaaaaacaaatttttagacTAAGAAAACAGGTATTTGTAAGACCTTTgagaaaatttgatttaaaaaatccaaGACCCATAGATTAAGCTATGTGAAAATCCAGTGTTATCAATGTGTTCTATATTATTTAACCCAATGACCTCTTTAAAATCATAATTCTActtaatgtcttaattttttattaactgTTTCCTTCTTACTAATACTCTCCTCTCTTGGCTTGATACCACCCCTTCCTTTTTCACTTTGattttgaatgctttttcttAGTATTCCTtgaaattgaatgaaaatgaataggTGTGCAAGTGTACAAAAAGAGGTTAAGAACATCTCTTAGGTGCAGGAAAAAGATCATGAGTGTCTGGACTTGTGTGACAGCAATGAAAAGGAGCAGACTGTTCTTGAGACATTTTGAATAGAGCTTACACCCAGTGGATATactaaaaattgtattttgtcaCAGCTACaaggggtgatggatatgttgtCAAAGATGGCTACAggttttatagatgatgaaagtAAGACTGGtagaatgttttcaaaattagGAAATCTGTGAGTGGGAAAGAGCCAGCTTTGTAAACCaggaatagaaatttttttttctggtatcaaaacaatcttgactttttttccttctcttagggTATATTTCCCTTCTTTCGACTCTGCAACAGCCTCTTTAAACTGTTTAAATGAGAATGTCCTTGGCTCAGAGAGTACTACTCACCTGGCTTTTCACATTACTCTTCTTGATCATGTTGGTGTTGAAACTGGATGAGAAGGCACCTTGGAACTGGTTCCTCATATTTATTCCAGTCTGGATATTTGATACTATCCTTCTTGTCATGCTGATTGTGAAAATGGCTGGGCGATGTAAGTCTGGCTTTGACCCTCGACATGGATcgcacaatattaaaaaaaaagcctggtaCCTCATTGCAATGTTACTTAAATTAGCCTTCTGCCTTGCACTCTGTGCTAAACTGGAACAGTTTACTACCATGAATCTGTCCTATGTCTTCATTCCTTTATGGGCCTTACTGGCTGGGGCTTTGATAGAGCTTGGATATAACGTCTTTTTTGTGAGAGACTGACTGCTAAGgacatcatctcattttattgcTGTTCAACAAGCTATCATTAAAGTGTTCTGAATCCTTGCAAGCTTGAAGAGTGCCagagaactgagaaaaatatcaaatgtaaTTTTATACTGCTTCCATAAAGTAGTCTTGGTGAATCGTGGACTTCTAGTCAACCCAAAACTTAATTATTCAATATTTGAGTTATTAGTACCCTTATTGTCCTATGTAAATAAAGTTTGTTTTGGATCTTATTTTTCTACTTGACTATTGAATAATCTGTTTTAAGTATGTGATCaacatttaaagtaaatataaagcCTTTAATCTACATATTTGGGTAGAAGTTTAATATATCATGGCCCCATTACTACCAAAGTAAATAGTGCTTCTCGATTATGAAGGAAAAACACAGTTACTGAAATAATTAGGGGTGCCACTTCATGTTTACATTCAGAAAGAATCTGAGAGTTCgacagtttttagttttttttttttttgactgctttgggtcttcgttgctgtgcgcgagctttctctagttgcggcgagcgggggctactctgcgttgcagtgcgcgggcttctcattgcggtggcttctcttgttgcggagcacaggctctaggcctgcgggcttcagtagttgtggctcgcgggctctagagcgcaggctcagtagttgtggtgcacgggcttagttgctccgcagcatgtgggatcttcctggaccagggctcgaacccatgtttcccgcattggcaggcagattcttaaccactgcaccatcagggaagccctcgacAGTTTTTTATCTAGGCTGAGTTCATTATTACCTCTGCCTTCAATTTGAAACAAATAAATTAGAGGTAGCATATTAAAACAGAGCAGAAGCTTGCCTCTTTCTAATGTTAGGGGAACTATACATCCCAGTTATGTCAGGAAAGTCCAGTTTATGCCTATTGTCCTGGGGTCTCAGGGAGTTAGTTCCCCTTGCATTCTTAGAAGTGTCCTGGTTTGAAAAATTATAGATCACCCTACGAGGGTACTTAACCAATTCCAGTGAAGTGTAGGTGGCAGTACTTACAAGAATTCCAAAGGGTCTTAAGTGTCTTATAACCCTAAAGCAGGGTCAGGGTGATGTTCTTGCCCTATACAGCCCTCACTTAGCTTTGGGAGTATCTAAAGtactattttgttcatttaaaaaatatctaacaaAAAAGTGGTTTCTGGTTGCTAATACTTGAGAGGATTGCTTAAATATAGCATTTTGGTCTAGTTCTCCTTTGTAAAGACAGATAATATGACAAAGTTTCAGCCACAACACTACAAATTAATACTGCTTAACTCTTTGTTTGAAACTACAGAGGTAGGGTAAATAAGTAACAAACTGATCAGTTACAAATATTTCCCTGTCTTATAATTGGTATATATTAGTATTTGGGATATGTAAAAATAGGATTAAGAAGGATAGTTAATATGGGGAACATAATGTTCCAAGACTTGATCAGGTATTCCTAATTTAATTGAGAGATCTAAACTATTTGGTCACTGGAATCTATTATTAATACATTCAGAGCAGAAGAAAGCTGTAATCTCTGTGAGAAACCAGATAGGAGGGTATTGTAGTTTAGGAAAACCTGTATTTGTGAAAGTATCATCTAAGTATAATCTCtcacagagaaaagaaggaacagcACCACATGTAAACAATCAGCTAGGCCAGGAGTGAGCAAAATACTTCTGTAAAGGGCTATATAGTAAATACTTAAagttttgtgggccatatggtttcTGTCACAACTCGGCTATTGTGGTGACAAAGCAGCCATAGACTATGGCTATGTCCCAAGAAAACTATTTGTGGACAATGAAATTTCAATTTTGTATGATTGCCACATATCACaacatattattcttttgatttttgtttcaaccatttaaaactgtaaaaaccttTCTTGCCTTACAGGCTATAAAAAAAGCAGGTAGTGGCCTAAATATGGCCTATTGGCAGTAGTTTCCTGACCCCTGAGCTAGGCCATGAAACAAGCAAAAGCAGAAATTCTATATGACATTACTAAGAGGAAATGTGGGACTGGTCtccaaggaaaagagagagaagttcgGTAAGAATTATATGTAAAAGGCAACACAATAACCAACTTGTTCACACATGAGGATCAATCAATTGTAATAGTATCTGAAAGAGTCCCAGGAAGTAGAACTCTTCTTACTTAACTTGGTATACTGCCACACTAAATAAACAACCTGAAGCAGCAGTAAGTTACTGATGTGTGCCTCCCCGATTCGGACACCAGAGGTGTATGTTTTTTCCCTACATCACCAAGGaattaactcagttctgacactatctggagatagcatcagatatCACAAGTTAAGGGTTCAATCCCAGAAAACTGcacgtgccccccaccccctctgcaaCTTCAGATGCCAGGCACAAATTCAGGTTGTCACCTTGCTTCTGACCTACCGCCTCTAGAatggaggttcccatgaccctctCCTTgaatttgattaatttgctagagcagctcacataactcagagaaacattttacttactagaacACCAGTTTATTATAAGAGGATattaactcaggaacagccagatggaagagattcATAAGGCAAGGTATGAGGAAGGGgtgcagagcttccatgctctctgggCACACCACTCTTTCCCCATCTCCTCATGTTCACCAACCTAGAAGCTTTCTGAACCTTGTCCTTTTGGTATTTTACGGAAACTtgattacataggcatgattaattaaatcattagccattggtgattgaattcaatctccagccctggtggggagagggggactgAAAGTTTCAACTCTTTAATCACtaggttggttcccctggcaaccagccccaatCCGTAGGTTACCTAGCTTTCCAAGAGCctcctcattaacataaactcaaaaGACACCTTAATCAcacttatcacttaggaaattccaagggtgtCTGATTCCTATGCCAGGAACAGGGATGAAGATTagatacatatttcttattataaatcacaatatcacagcctACTTTAGAACAGTAAGTAATGAGAGACATAAGAGAAATTATGCTTAC
Coding sequences within it:
- the TMEM60 gene encoding transmembrane protein 60 — translated: MRMSLAQRVLLTWLFTLLFLIMLVLKLDEKAPWNWFLIFIPVWIFDTILLVMLIVKMAGRCKSGFDPRHGSHNIKKKAWYLIAMLLKLAFCLALCAKLEQFTTMNLSYVFIPLWALLAGALIELGYNVFFVRD